The DNA sequence ACTACAAAGAGTCCACGAGAGGTCAGAGTGTTTTGCTTTAGAGAGTCTTTCAGAAAAGACAGAACATATTCAACAAGTATAATGGGTACCTTGACTGCCTCCACCATGATCAATTTGCCGACATTGCATGAGACCACCTAGGGAGCCAATCCTGCTCATACtataaataacatattttagTCACCATTGTCTTTGATTGTCCAGTGATTGGACTTGGGAAAGATGAAGGATTCCAGAACAAATAGAAAAGGCAGCTCCGGGCATACATCATAGTGAAATACATCATGTGGGTATTGAGTTGTCCAAATGAgatcaaatataaaaacaaactcaatgaataatatagtttaaaaacaaaatatctgaCAAAATTATACATCAAATACTGACAATGAGAAACAAGcaccaggagaaaaaaaaaaaaatacagcgcAGAACTAACCAAAACTACTGTGGATTACATTTAGGCCTGTCAAAGTACAGATTCCAACACTATACTGACACTTAGGCAGATAGATTTGGGCCTTGGAACGGCACGGGGCATTACCTGTTCAATCGGGATACACCAAAATTCcataagtgatttttttttgatACCTCTGTAATACATGACAGTCAAAAACCGTGAGCTGCGCCTTTAtagttgaaaaataaataaagtctaTTTTAAAAGTGGTAACAATAACCAATTATCATTACccataaaataaatgtggaatGAGCTGAAGCGTCACACCAACATGACCACCACACCATTAAGAGAAACAGTTAGTTGCTTGTTCCTTCAAACTTTGAGACTTGACAAAGCTACTCATTTTCTGATACACAGCCAAGATTTTGTCAGTTTGTCCACTAAGAAGTTTTCGTTTTGGGTTTCTTGAGCAACCACCTTAGGAAACAAATGGAACTCCTATACATAACTGTTTGGATCTCCACAACTGACTTGTTcgggggaaagaaagaaaattcacaaaacaaaacttttttttttttctggtgatACCAGGTGTTTCCCTTTGAGGGCCAGCAAAATAAACCCCGAAACAGTTCCATCAGCTCTCGTTATCATACTTGTCTTCATCCAATCCCAGGATGTTCTAcaacagattattttaaaatatcctcTTTTCTTCTAACTCTTTATGTAACAGGTCTTCAAGTGAGACACTATCGTGACAGCACACACTACTCATTAGAAAATGGAGAGGTTGGAGAATTTGAGAGGCGCATGGAAAAGCTCAGTCTGAGTCGCTGCTTTCGGAGCTGGAGCCACTGGAGCTAGTGCTGCCTGAGTCGGAAGAACTGCTGCTGCCACTCAGCCGAGACGGCCCACCCACAGGCACTGACCCTGCCTTCTCTGCTGGGTACAAGAGGAGAAGATTAACGCAGGGCCCACCACAGTTCACAGAGGAAGCATAAttcaaacaattaaacaaacagaagagacATTATGGGCCTCAGACATTGCCCTTAGCCCTGTTCCCTTGCCCACCCGTGTGCTTGTGTTAAGAGAGAatagagacatgcacacagagcaaagCATTAATCATGACAGAATAGATCGAACAGTATGGCGCGTCCATCAAGTAGCCAGACACTGGGTCAGTACAAGTTGCACAAAGACATATACAGACCATACAGACCACACTCATCCAGGCTGTTGGTTGCTCTCAACCTTTCCTTTGGTCCTGTCTAATCTTACTGTCCCTTTTCGTGAAAGGCCAATCGGATTCGGTTCGTTCAGGATAACACAAACCCACTGATGGTTAAATTAAGAGAACGAACATGAGGAAGCCCTATTGCCTGGCCTGCTGCTCCTGCCCGAGCTGGCCCGTGGGCTTTGGCGGCCCTGCCTGCTTGTATCCGCACACTGCCACACAGGTACCTTTTTTGGGCGGCTTCTTGCTGTTGTTCAGTTGTCCGCTCACGTCCTGCAGCCTCTTTTCTaactctttcttcttttcctgaACCAGTTCCTCTTTAGTCTTGGCACTCTTTTTCCCAGTGCCCGCTGCAGGAGACACACAGCGGCGACCAGTGAGTCCCCGGGTCAGCCTTGCGCCCCGCCGCCGTGGCAACATGCAGCAAGAAGCACTCTGCTACGCTACAGCTGTGTTATTCATCTACTTCATGGCATCTAATCTCTAGGGTATCTATGGACTATTATGTACTTCTACTGTAACTACCGTGTATGTGCACAACAACAGACCGCTAATAAGAATAACACTAATAATTAGTGGCCTAATAATAGATAATAGGCCACTAATTTTTTTTCGTTGAGGTTCGTTCCAATATTTTGGAATGAAGAAAACACTTCTGCTTTATTGAAACTTTGGTGTTTTAAACGAGATGGGGGAAAGAGGGGACAGGTAGTCCACCAAAGAGTCATGCAGGTTGGCAGAGATAATGGTACGCTTCTAGCCCTGAGGGGAACACCACGGGCAGATTTAGCTTTCAGAGTCAGCAGCCAGAGAGGAGAGCTCCATCTGCAGCAGAAAACTGAGctcaggtcagagagagaggaagggagagacagagagagagagtgtgtgtgtgtgagtgtgtgtgtgtgtgtgtgtgcgcgcgcgcatttCCACAGACACAACACGCGTCCACGGTGGTGGCCCGGGGGTTGGGTGGGCAGGACTTACGCAGAGGCTTGCGCTGTTTCTTCTGTAGACACGACTTGACATAGCGCTCGAGCTCGCGCAGCGTGGATGGCTTGAGCGTCTCAAAGTCGATCTCGATCTCGTCCGGGTTGGAGTCGCGCAGCGAGGGCTCGCGCGACTGAATGATGTGCACGACGCGGCCCAGCTTCTCGCCCGGCAGCCGGTTGATGTCCAGGCTGAGCTGCCGTTTCTCGTCATATGACATGGGCAGAGCCTCCTCCTCGTCTGACTCGTAGGCTGTCCCGCTGGGCTTGCTGCCCTTCTTCGGCTGCCTGCACAGTCGAGTGTTTCGGTTGAGTTTCGGCTCTGTGGCACTGTTCTCGACAACAACACTGCAGTTTAAGAGAAATTACAGACTTTGCAAATGGTTTCAACATTTTCTGGTACATATTCAGaacagtaaacaacaacaaaaacaacaaacaagcaaacaaaaaaacaaaagcaccaaaacaagcacaaaaacaaacaaaaaaaattaaatagaaaatCACATTAGTTGTTCGCATCGTGTGCAACTAAGACGATGGAAGCCATTTTACTCATCATTCCCAGATGGTTCAACAGGCCTCACCTGCTAGTGGACGTGCTGTTGGGCTTCTTGGCTGAGCTCTTTCTCTGCTGAGCTTGTTTGTTCTGCTGTGACGACTTGGCCTTCTTCTCGTCCTCCACCTTGGCCTTGCCTTTgtccttctctcgctctttgtctctctttttcttctccttttccttcttctccttcttcttctttggtTTGCTGACAGGCCCCTGTGACAGAGCAGCCAGCTGTTCGTGAACAGCCTTCAGCTGGGGAAAGAACGGAGGGGGCAGGTCAGCTAGCAGGGCAGCAACAGGGTTGGGGTCAAGGGCAGATTGCACTGCTGCTATAGGCTGACAGGAGGGCTTTATCTGTGCAGGGACTAGTGATGGGGACTGGTGATTGGGTCTGGTGATTTAAGACAATGAATGACATTCTGATGAAGTCCTTATGTCCCACCTACGTTTTAGCTTGTAGCTAATTagtgtcttgtttgtttgttttttaaaatttttaattttttttagttttttaactCTTTGATTCTGACACCACAGagattaaaaaggaaaaaaaaaacaaaacatgaagcaCTTGAAACCACACCACCCCAGAAAACACTAAGTCCTCTGATTGACTCTTCCCAATAAACATGCCAATCGATATCACCATCAGCAGAGAAGGAGGCAGAACACCACGACAAGCTGAATGGAGAATCAGACCCACTGGTCACTGAGGGAGATGACTGCCCAACTCAATTACATTCTACCTTAACCCTCTACCGCACACTTAACTGGgtgcaaacaaaaatgaaggggttagtggggaggtggggacTGGGAAGTGAAAACATAGATCACCTGAAAACGTTTGGTACACCCGTTTTTTTGCCCCGCCCTGTTACCCTTGGGGTGCTCCATAGTGAATtgctggtaaaaaaaaataaaaaataataataataataaaataaaaaagccagTGGAAGTGGAAGAAAAAGTcatactgaaaatatattttaagattatttttattattttataactgTCAGAGAATTCTAAGAACATTGCAATCAATTCACAACACCAACAGCTACTGATTGGGAACAGCATGCAAGCCACTGTACCAAGATGCCAATACACAATGCAGAGGCGGTAGAGGGTTAAACTTTCAGTCCTGTGTCAAAGGGCAGTTAATGCCGACatgaaaaaatgaagaaaaaatgagagagagagagaaagaaagctttttttttttcctgatggaATCGGGGTGGTCAGGGATGAcaggttgggggtggggtgggagggcaGAGCCTCAGCCTATCACTACGCCCCTGCTTTGGATCTTGGTGGCGAGCGACGGTGACCGCCGCCTGCTGGGGCATCACTCACCTGCTCCTGCAGCTCGGCCAGGCGGGTTGCGCGCTCCTCCTCCGAGTCGGAGCTGGAACTGGAGGAGTCCGCGCTACTCTCGCTGCTACCCGTGCTCTTGCTGACCACCGGCGCGGTCGAGGCGGCACCCGGCGACGACGGCTCAGCGGGCTCGTCTGGCATCTTGGCAAAGCGCATCTCGAATACGTCCTGCCCGGGGGGGAAGTGGAGGTGCAGTGAGAAGGAAAGGGTGGGCTAAAGATGGGGCAATAGAGGCTGTTCGACTTTCGTGCTTTTGTACCTGAAGCTTCCGCGCCATGGCTACGACCTCGTGGTCTGGTGGGTTATATTTGTAGCAATTTGAGAACATTAACCGGACATCTGCAGCAAAGCTCTGGGCATCTTGGTACTCTCTGCTGTCCATCTTTTTCTGAAAGGAAAACAAGTAATTTCATGAGAGACTTACGTGACTTATTAAATGAATGCTTCTACTACCTAGCACTATAAATTAAAATAGTAAGACAACAGGCAgcacaccatatatatatatatacacacatacacacatacatacatacacacacacacagacactcgcacacacagacgtgcgcacacagacacacacacgcacacacagacacacacgcgcgcactttATGGTGTGCTGCCGGTTGTCTATTTTATAGTGCtatgtagtttaaaaaaaaaattaaaaaaaaaaaaaatatttttttccttttccaaatCATAAGCACTCAATAGCACTAATGTATAGATAATCTATTATTTATACTCATATTCTTTCTTGTGCAACAGTTGGAACCAATTTAGGTGATGCGCAAAGCCAGAAGGCCATACTTTGACCGTGCTAAGGTCCATGGGCTGCTTGATGATTTCGTGGTAGTCGTGAAGCTCCAGGGCCTCCGCGTCCACAGGCTTGTAAAAGGGCCATGCGTAGGCTGCATGCTTCTTCGACAGCATCTCCTTTAGGATGGTGTCGCAGTATTTGAGGTTCTCATTAAGCTTGATCTTCTTGTTGCCCGGCTGGAGCGCTTCACCGTCCTCCAGGTCCTTCTTGGGGGGCTTGATGGGTCGGCCCGTGCTCTCGCGTCTCGAGACCACCTTGCCATGCTTGGATTCCAGCATGCCGGTGGGCGACTCACCCCTGGCGGCAGTGATAGCACAcgtggtgggtgtggtggtgtcCGCTTTCCGTTTCACTCCCTTCTTCTGGAACCAAGCaagaaggaggaaaaacaaggaagggggggaaaaaagagaaaagacattTCAATATCACACGATACTTCTTCACATGAAAGACAGTAAGATGCCACGTGGGACGTTCTGGTTCGCAGGCCTTACTTTGACGACGGGTTGTGCACTCGGCATCATGGCCGGGGCAGGAGACGCTGCTTGGAcgttggtggtgatggtgggc is a window from the Electrophorus electricus isolate fEleEle1 chromosome 9, fEleEle1.pri, whole genome shotgun sequence genome containing:
- the brd3b gene encoding bromodomain-containing protein 3b isoform X1, with translation MSAVTSPTQSPPPIVNPPPPEVTNSNKPGRKTNQLQYMQNVVVKTLWRHQFAWPFYTPVDAIKLNLPDYHKVIKNPMDMGTIKKRLENNYYWTAGECMQDFNTMFTNCYIYNKPTDDIVLMAQALEKIFLQKVAQMPQEEVELLPPPPKGKARKPGAPPGSENQQAMALSSASPSSSCPASPPQPPQTPVIAATSVPTITTNVQAASPAPAMMPSAQPVVKKKGVKRKADTTTPTTCAITAARGESPTGMLESKHGKVVSRRESTGRPIKPPKKDLEDGEALQPGNKKIKLNENLKYCDTILKEMLSKKHAAYAWPFYKPVDAEALELHDYHEIIKQPMDLSTVKKKMDSREYQDAQSFAADVRLMFSNCYKYNPPDHEVVAMARKLQDVFEMRFAKMPDEPAEPSSPGAASTAPVVSKSTGSSESSADSSSSSSDSEEERATRLAELQEQQFTMEHPKGNRAGQKNGCTKRFQLKAVHEQLAALSQGPVSKPKKKKEKKEKEKKKRDKEREKDKGKAKVEDEKKAKSSQQNKQAQQRKSSAKKPNSTSTSSVVVENSATEPKLNRNTRLCRQPKKGSKPSGTAYESDEEEALPMSYDEKRQLSLDINRLPGEKLGRVVHIIQSREPSLRDSNPDEIEIDFETLKPSTLRELERYVKSCLQKKQRKPLPGTGKKSAKTKEELVQEKKKELEKRLQDVSGQLNNSKKPPKKAEKAGSVPVGGPSRLSGSSSSSDSGSTSSSGSSSESSDSD
- the brd3b gene encoding bromodomain-containing protein 3b isoform X8, yielding MSAVTSPTQSPPPIVNPPPPEVTNSNKPGRKTNQLQYMQNVVVKTLWRHQFAWPFYTPVDAIKLNLPDYHKVIKNPMDMGTIKKRLENNYYWTAGECMQDFNTMFTNCYIYNKPTDDIVLMAQALEKIFLQKVAQMPQEEVELLPPPPKGKARKPGAPPGSENQQAMALSSASPSSSCPASPPQPPQTPVIAATSVPTITTNVQAASPAPAMMPSAQPVVKKKGVKRKADTTTPTTCAITAARGESPTGMLESKHGKVVSRRESTGRPIKPPKKDLEDGEALQPGNKKIKLNENLKYCDTILKEMLSKKHAAYAWPFYKPVDAEALELHDYHEIIKQPMDLSTVKKKMDSREYQDAQSFAADVRLMFSNCYKYNPPDHEVVAMARKLQDVFEMRFAKMPDEPAEPSSPGAASTAPVVSKSTGSSESSADSSSSSSDSEEERATRLAELQEQQFTMEHPKGNRAGQKNGCTKRFQLKAVHEQLAALSQGPVSKPKKKKEKKEKEKKKRDKEREKDKGKAKVEDEKKAKSSQQNKQAQQRKSSAKKPNSTSTSRQPKKGSKPSGTAYESDEEEALPMSYDEKRQLSLDINRLPGEKLGRVVHIIQSREPSLRDSNPDEIEIDFETLKPSTLRELERYVKSCLQKKQRKPLQKAGSVPVGGPSRLSGSSSSSDSGSTSSSGSSSESSDSD
- the brd3b gene encoding bromodomain-containing protein 3b isoform X9; this encodes MSAVTSPTQSPPPIVNPPPPEVTNSNKPGRKTNQLQYMQNVVVKTLWRHQFAWPFYTPVDAIKLNLPDYHKVIKNPMDMGTIKKRLENNYYWTAGECMQDFNTMFTNCYIYNKPTDDIVLMAQALEKIFLQKVAQMPQEEVELLPPPPKGKARKPGAPPGSENQQAMALSSASPSSSCPASPPQPPQTPVIAATSVPTITTNVQAASPAPAMMPSAQPVVKKKGVKRKADTTTPTTCAITAARGESPTGMLESKHGKVVSRRESTGRPIKPPKKDLEDGEALQPGNKKIKLNENLKYCDTILKEMLSKKHAAYAWPFYKPVDAEALELHDYHEIIKQPMDLSTVKKKMDSREYQDAQSFAADVRLMFSNCYKYNPPDHEVVAMARKLQDVFEMRFAKMPDEPAEPSSPGAASTAPVVSKSTGSSESSADSSSSSSDSEEERATRLAELQEQLKAVHEQLAALSQGPVSKPKKKKEKKEKEKKKRDKEREKDKGKAKVEDEKKAKSSQQNKQAQQRKSSAKKPNSTSTSRQPKKGSKPSGTAYESDEEEALPMSYDEKRQLSLDINRLPGEKLGRVVHIIQSREPSLRDSNPDEIEIDFETLKPSTLRELERYVKSCLQKKQRKPLQKAGSVPVGGPSRLSGSSSSSDSGSTSSSGSSSESSDSD
- the brd3b gene encoding bromodomain-containing protein 3b isoform X2 — translated: MSAVTSPTQSPPPIVNPPPPEVTNSNKPGRKTNQLQYMQNVVVKTLWRHQFAWPFYTPVDAIKLNLPDYHKVIKNPMDMGTIKKRLENNYYWTAGECMQDFNTMFTNCYIYNKPTDDIVLMAQALEKIFLQKVAQMPQEEVELLPPPPKGKARKPGAPPGSENQQAMALSSASPSSSCPASPPQPPQTPVIAATSVPTITTNVQAASPAPAMMPSAQPVVKKKGVKRKADTTTPTTCAITAARGESPTGMLESKHGKVVSRRESTGRPIKPPKKDLEDGEALQPGNKKIKLNENLKYCDTILKEMLSKKHAAYAWPFYKPVDAEALELHDYHEIIKQPMDLSTVKKKMDSREYQDAQSFAADVRLMFSNCYKYNPPDHEVVAMARKLQDVFEMRFAKMPDEPAEPSSPGAASTAPVVSKSTGSSESSADSSSSSSDSEEERATRLAELQEQQFTMEHPKGNRAGQKNGCTKRFQLKAVHEQLAALSQGPVSKPKKKKEKKEKEKKKRDKEREKDKGKAKVEDEKKAKSSQQNKQAQQRKSSAKKPNSTSTSSVVVENSATEPKLNRNTRLCRQPKKGSKPSGTAYESDEEEALPMSYDEKRQLSLDINRLPGEKLGRVVHIIQSREPSLRDSNPDEIEIDFETLKPSTLRELERYVKSCLQKKQRKPLPGTGKKSAKTKEELVQEKKKELEKRLQDVSGQLNNSKKPPKKEKAGSVPVGGPSRLSGSSSSSDSGSTSSSGSSSESSDSD
- the brd3b gene encoding bromodomain-containing protein 3b isoform X6, whose amino-acid sequence is MSAVTSPTQSPPPIVNPPPPEVTNSNKPGRKTNQLQYMQNVVVKTLWRHQFAWPFYTPVDAIKLNLPDYHKVIKNPMDMGTIKKRLENNYYWTAGECMQDFNTMFTNCYIYNKPTDDIVLMAQALEKIFLQKVAQMPQEEVELLPPPPKGKARKPGAPPGSENQQAMALSSASPSSSCPASPPQPPQTPVIAATSVPTITTNVQAASPAPAMMPSAQPVVKKKGVKRKADTTTPTTCAITAARGESPTGMLESKHGKVVSRRESTGRPIKPPKKDLEDGEALQPGNKKIKLNENLKYCDTILKEMLSKKHAAYAWPFYKPVDAEALELHDYHEIIKQPMDLSTVKKKMDSREYQDAQSFAADVRLMFSNCYKYNPPDHEVVAMARKLQDVFEMRFAKMPDEPAEPSSPGAASTAPVVSKSTGSSESSADSSSSSSDSEEERATRLAELQEQLKAVHEQLAALSQGPVSKPKKKKEKKEKEKKKRDKEREKDKGKAKVEDEKKAKSSQQNKQAQQRKSSAKKPNSTSTSRQPKKGSKPSGTAYESDEEEALPMSYDEKRQLSLDINRLPGEKLGRVVHIIQSREPSLRDSNPDEIEIDFETLKPSTLRELERYVKSCLQKKQRKPLPGTGKKSAKTKEELVQEKKKELEKRLQDVSGQLNNSKKPPKKAEKAGSVPVGGPSRLSGSSSSSDSGSTSSSGSSSESSDSD
- the brd3b gene encoding bromodomain-containing protein 3b isoform X7, with translation MSAVTSPTQSPPPIVNPPPPEVTNSNKPGRKTNQLQYMQNVVVKTLWRHQFAWPFYTPVDAIKLNLPDYHKVIKNPMDMGTIKKRLENNYYWTAGECMQDFNTMFTNCYIYNKPTDDIVLMAQALEKIFLQKVAQMPQEEVELLPPPPKGKARKPGAPPGSENQQAMALSSASPSSSCPASPPQPPQTPVIAATSVPTITTNVQAASPAPAMMPSAQPVVKKKGVKRKADTTTPTTCAITAARGESPTGMLESKHGKVVSRRESTGRPIKPPKKDLEDGEALQPGNKKIKLNENLKYCDTILKEMLSKKHAAYAWPFYKPVDAEALELHDYHEIIKQPMDLSTVKKKMDSREYQDAQSFAADVRLMFSNCYKYNPPDHEVVAMARKLQDVFEMRFAKMPDEPAEPSSPGAASTAPVVSKSTGSSESSADSSSSSSDSEEERATRLAELQEQLKAVHEQLAALSQGPVSKPKKKKEKKEKEKKKRDKEREKDKGKAKVEDEKKAKSSQQNKQAQQRKSSAKKPNSTSTSRQPKKGSKPSGTAYESDEEEALPMSYDEKRQLSLDINRLPGEKLGRVVHIIQSREPSLRDSNPDEIEIDFETLKPSTLRELERYVKSCLQKKQRKPLPGTGKKSAKTKEELVQEKKKELEKRLQDVSGQLNNSKKPPKKEKAGSVPVGGPSRLSGSSSSSDSGSTSSSGSSSESSDSD
- the brd3b gene encoding bromodomain-containing protein 3b isoform X5; this translates as MSAVTSPTQSPPPIVNPPPPEVTNSNKPGRKTNQLQYMQNVVVKTLWRHQFAWPFYTPVDAIKLNLPDYHKVIKNPMDMGTIKKRLENNYYWTAGECMQDFNTMFTNCYIYNKPTDDIVLMAQALEKIFLQKVAQMPQEEVELLPPPPKGKARKPGAPPGSENQQAMALSSASPSSSCPASPPQPPQTPVIAATSVPTITTNVQAASPAPAMMPSAQPVVKKKGVKRKADTTTPTTCAITAARGESPTGMLESKHGKVVSRRESTGRPIKPPKKDLEDGEALQPGNKKIKLNENLKYCDTILKEMLSKKHAAYAWPFYKPVDAEALELHDYHEIIKQPMDLSTVKKKMDSREYQDAQSFAADVRLMFSNCYKYNPPDHEVVAMARKLQDVFEMRFAKMPDEPAEPSSPGAASTAPVVSKSTGSSESSADSSSSSSDSEEERATRLAELQEQQFTMEHPKGNRAGQKNGCTKRFQLKAVHEQLAALSQGPVSKPKKKKEKKEKEKKKRDKEREKDKGKAKVEDEKKAKSSQQNKQAQQRKSSAKKPNSTSTSSVVVENSATEPKLNRNTRLCRQPKKGSKPSGTAYESDEEEALPMSYDEKRQLSLDINRLPGEKLGRVVHIIQSREPSLRDSNPDEIEIDFETLKPSTLRELERYVKSCLQKKQRKPLQKAGSVPVGGPSRLSGSSSSSDSGSTSSSGSSSESSDSD
- the brd3b gene encoding bromodomain-containing protein 3b isoform X4, producing the protein MSAVTSPTQSPPPIVNPPPPEVTNSNKPGRKTNQLQYMQNVVVKTLWRHQFAWPFYTPVDAIKLNLPDYHKVIKNPMDMGTIKKRLENNYYWTAGECMQDFNTMFTNCYIYNKPTDDIVLMAQALEKIFLQKVAQMPQEEVELLPPPPKGKARKPGAPPGSENQQAMALSSASPSSSCPASPPQPPQTPVIAATSVPTITTNVQAASPAPAMMPSAQPVVKKKGVKRKADTTTPTTCAITAARGESPTGMLESKHGKVVSRRESTGRPIKPPKKDLEDGEALQPGNKKIKLNENLKYCDTILKEMLSKKHAAYAWPFYKPVDAEALELHDYHEIIKQPMDLSTVKKKMDSREYQDAQSFAADVRLMFSNCYKYNPPDHEVVAMARKLQDVFEMRFAKMPDEPAEPSSPGAASTAPVVSKSTGSSESSADSSSSSSDSEEERATRLAELQEQLKAVHEQLAALSQGPVSKPKKKKEKKEKEKKKRDKEREKDKGKAKVEDEKKAKSSQQNKQAQQRKSSAKKPNSTSTSSVVVENSATEPKLNRNTRLCRQPKKGSKPSGTAYESDEEEALPMSYDEKRQLSLDINRLPGEKLGRVVHIIQSREPSLRDSNPDEIEIDFETLKPSTLRELERYVKSCLQKKQRKPLPGTGKKSAKTKEELVQEKKKELEKRLQDVSGQLNNSKKPPKKAEKAGSVPVGGPSRLSGSSSSSDSGSTSSSGSSSESSDSD
- the brd3b gene encoding bromodomain-containing protein 3b isoform X3, whose product is MSAVTSPTQSPPPIVNPPPPEVTNSNKPGRKTNQLQYMQNVVVKTLWRHQFAWPFYTPVDAIKLNLPDYHKVIKNPMDMGTIKKRLENNYYWTAGECMQDFNTMFTNCYIYNKPTDDIVLMAQALEKIFLQKVAQMPQEEVELLPPPPKGKARKPGAPPGSENQQAMALSSASPSSSCPASPPQPPQTPVIAATSVPTITTNVQAASPAPAMMPSAQPVVKKKGVKRKADTTTPTTCAITAARGESPTGMLESKHGKVVSRRESTGRPIKPPKKDLEDGEALQPGNKKIKLNENLKYCDTILKEMLSKKHAAYAWPFYKPVDAEALELHDYHEIIKQPMDLSTVKKKMDSREYQDAQSFAADVRLMFSNCYKYNPPDHEVVAMARKLQDVFEMRFAKMPDEPAEPSSPGAASTAPVVSKSTGSSESSADSSSSSSDSEEERATRLAELQEQQFTMEHPKGNRAGQKNGCTKRFQLKAVHEQLAALSQGPVSKPKKKKEKKEKEKKKRDKEREKDKGKAKVEDEKKAKSSQQNKQAQQRKSSAKKPNSTSTSRQPKKGSKPSGTAYESDEEEALPMSYDEKRQLSLDINRLPGEKLGRVVHIIQSREPSLRDSNPDEIEIDFETLKPSTLRELERYVKSCLQKKQRKPLPGTGKKSAKTKEELVQEKKKELEKRLQDVSGQLNNSKKPPKKAEKAGSVPVGGPSRLSGSSSSSDSGSTSSSGSSSESSDSD